One window of the bacterium genome contains the following:
- the hflK gene encoding FtsH protease activity modulator HflK, with amino-acid sequence MVWDPRTDGGGGPWQPRTNPLEELLRKAGDRLRTRGPSPLLLLGILALIWALTTCVYKVDVEEVGVVQRFGRFQRISDPGLNLKLPAGIEKVTKVPVRKVFTEDFGLRTLRSGVRTEYAAPTRELERESLMLTGDLNVVVVPWIVQYRIQDPYKFLFRVRNVRETLRDLSEAVVRQVVGDRSVNEVLNRREVIADEAKVELQKALDIADTGLRVVNLELKTTNVPEPVQPAFNDVNKATQDKETMIRAAEEQYNREVPAAEGQAQKMVQEAQGYLAERVNRAKGDANRFLALWEEYKASPEITRQRLYLEAMGEVLPRVGRKYVLDQDQKGIVPFLDLGQKGVGK; translated from the coding sequence ATGGTCTGGGACCCTAGGACAGATGGGGGCGGTGGCCCTTGGCAGCCACGCACCAACCCCTTGGAGGAGCTTCTTAGAAAGGCAGGAGATCGATTACGCACGAGGGGCCCCAGTCCTCTTCTTTTATTGGGGATTCTGGCTCTTATCTGGGCGCTCACCACTTGTGTTTACAAGGTGGATGTGGAAGAGGTGGGGGTGGTCCAGCGCTTCGGGCGCTTTCAACGCATCTCCGATCCGGGGCTTAACCTAAAGCTTCCGGCAGGCATCGAGAAGGTCACCAAGGTCCCGGTGCGGAAGGTCTTCACAGAGGATTTTGGGCTTAGGACTCTCAGGTCCGGAGTGCGCACCGAGTACGCCGCCCCCACCAGGGAACTGGAGAGGGAATCTCTCATGCTCACCGGAGATCTCAACGTGGTGGTGGTGCCCTGGATAGTGCAGTACAGGATCCAGGACCCTTACAAGTTTCTTTTCCGTGTCAGAAACGTGAGGGAAACCCTTAGGGATCTCTCTGAGGCCGTGGTGAGACAGGTTGTCGGGGACCGCAGCGTCAATGAGGTGCTCAACCGCCGGGAGGTAATAGCGGACGAGGCAAAGGTGGAACTGCAGAAGGCCTTGGACATTGCAGACACGGGCCTCAGGGTGGTGAATCTGGAACTCAAGACCACCAATGTGCCTGAGCCTGTACAGCCGGCCTTCAATGACGTTAACAAGGCCACACAGGACAAGGAGACCATGATCAGGGCAGCCGAGGAGCAATACAATCGGGAGGTGCCAGCAGCCGAAGGGCAGGCCCAGAAAATGGTGCAAGAGGCCCAAGGCTACTTGGCTGAGAGGGTCAACAGGGCCAAAGGTGATGCAAACCGTTTTCTAGCCCTTTGGGAGGAGTACAAGGCCTCTCCTGAGATCACCCGACAAAGGCTTTATCTGGAGGCCATGGGCGAAGTGCTTCCAAGAGTTGGGCGGAAGTATGTGCTGGATCAGGACCAGAAGGGGATTGTGCCTTTTCTGGATTTGGGTCAGAAGGGGGTAGGAAAATGA
- a CDS encoding UPF0280 family protein: MSSKRDYRRLVPSQAGWVPFTVRYRESDLWIQADLDLRQKAETLLLEARLQVENYAQENPRFLSSHQPLPEDGVAPEAVRWMLSAAMSAGVGPMAAVAGAIARYVGEGLLKLGCKEVVVENGGDLFLMANRELLVGIYAGSSPLSQRLGLKIEPRGIPLGVATSSATVGHSFSYGATDAACVVAQDAALADAAATALGNRVRKSSDMEPALDWVLCLEGVLGAVLILGKALAVKGEIQLASL; the protein is encoded by the coding sequence TTGAGTTCAAAGAGGGATTATCGCAGGCTGGTGCCCAGTCAGGCTGGTTGGGTACCCTTCACGGTAAGATATAGGGAAAGCGACCTGTGGATCCAGGCTGATCTGGATCTGAGGCAAAAGGCGGAAACCCTGCTTCTGGAGGCCAGGTTGCAGGTGGAGAATTATGCTCAGGAAAACCCCAGGTTTCTTAGTAGCCATCAGCCTCTGCCAGAAGATGGCGTGGCCCCAGAGGCTGTGAGATGGATGCTGTCTGCTGCAATGTCAGCAGGGGTAGGGCCCATGGCCGCCGTGGCCGGTGCTATTGCCAGGTATGTTGGGGAGGGCCTCCTGAAGCTGGGATGTAAAGAGGTGGTGGTGGAAAACGGTGGGGATTTATTCTTGATGGCCAACAGGGAGCTGCTGGTGGGTATCTATGCAGGTTCCTCGCCTTTGAGCCAGCGATTGGGCCTAAAGATCGAGCCTCGGGGGATTCCCCTTGGGGTGGCCACCTCCTCTGCCACGGTGGGTCACTCTTTTAGCTATGGCGCCACAGATGCAGCCTGTGTGGTGGCCCAGGACGCGGCTCTTGCAGATGCAGCTGCCACGGCCTTGGGCAACAGGGTTAGAAAGAGCTCAGACATGGAGCCAGCCCTGGATTGGGTGCTTTGCCTGGAAGGGGTGCTGGGGGCTGTCTTGATTCTGGG